One region of Polynucleobacter paneuropaeus genomic DNA includes:
- a CDS encoding alpha/beta hydrolase yields MKILSKWLSAALISLFCLIALNTYAADRIEMAEYMVPSDTPGISLYVRNKHLSGQKQFTADKTLLYVHGSTYPAETAFDLSLNGTSWMEYLARHGYDVWLVDLRGYGKSTRPPEMDQPADQNGPIVKTDVAVSDVSSAVNYILQKRHIQKLNLLGWSWGTTIMGKYTSENNNKVNKLVLYAPQWLRQGGAPLTDKGGPLGAYRVASEADAKNRWLTGVPEDQKASLIPEGWFEKWAAATFDTDPWGKTQTPKKLRAPNGTVQDARDYWTAGKPLYDPGLIKVPVMLVHAEWDADLPSYMLYEYYTKLVNAPYKILLQISEGTHTIIMEKNRMLMFAGVQDFLDSHFQVEK; encoded by the coding sequence ATGAAGATTTTGTCCAAATGGTTAAGTGCTGCCCTGATTTCTCTCTTTTGCCTGATTGCCCTTAATACATATGCCGCGGATCGTATTGAAATGGCGGAGTACATGGTTCCTAGCGATACCCCGGGTATTTCTCTATATGTGCGCAATAAGCATTTAAGTGGTCAAAAGCAATTTACTGCTGATAAAACCCTTTTGTATGTCCATGGCTCAACCTATCCTGCAGAAACGGCTTTCGATCTCTCGCTCAATGGAACCTCATGGATGGAGTATTTGGCCAGGCATGGCTATGATGTTTGGCTGGTTGATCTTCGTGGCTATGGCAAATCCACACGGCCTCCAGAGATGGATCAGCCAGCCGATCAAAATGGACCAATCGTTAAAACAGATGTCGCTGTCAGTGATGTCTCAAGCGCTGTAAATTATATTTTGCAAAAGCGCCATATCCAAAAGCTCAACTTACTCGGATGGTCCTGGGGAACCACGATCATGGGTAAATACACTAGTGAAAATAATAATAAGGTGAATAAGTTGGTGCTGTACGCGCCTCAGTGGTTAAGACAAGGCGGCGCACCGCTCACCGACAAGGGTGGACCATTGGGCGCCTATCGAGTAGCCTCTGAAGCAGATGCTAAAAATCGCTGGTTAACAGGCGTGCCTGAAGATCAAAAGGCCAGTCTGATTCCAGAGGGCTGGTTTGAAAAATGGGCGGCTGCAACATTTGATACAGATCCTTGGGGAAAAACCCAAACGCCAAAAAAACTCAGAGCGCCGAATGGCACAGTTCAAGATGCGCGCGATTATTGGACAGCAGGCAAGCCTTTATATGATCCTGGATTAATTAAGGTTCCAGTCATGCTAGTTCATGCAGAGTGGGATGCGGATCTACCTAGCTATATGCTTTATGAGTACTACACCAAGTTAGTGAATGCACCTTATAAAATTCTTTTGCAAATTAGCGAGGGTACGCACACCATCATCATGGAAAAAAATCGCATGCTAATGTTTGCGGGCGTACAAGACTTTTTGGACAGCCACTTTCAGGTAGAAAAATAG
- a CDS encoding MipA/OmpV family protein, translating to MKSILFATLLAIAIPSFAMDDVSDGLPDHIVGDIGAAVYTSNLHIGTEGTQSLALPYAFFDYQRFFARIDEVGIKTFKMGYGYFELGGKINLDTYTVKSSINGTSINRSDPIPLGVGTFQETPIGAFFLNAYHDFGKSKGALYELSYFGEIETFAHVVVYPQVGIERQSSQYANYYYGITPGESVATGYSAYTAPATSNLMAGLMVEIPVVDSWYVNLYGKRKWLGNGINNSPVLNRSFQDNIFVALAYRFK from the coding sequence ATGAAATCCATCTTATTTGCCACTCTTCTGGCTATTGCAATACCCAGTTTTGCAATGGATGATGTTTCCGATGGATTGCCTGATCATATTGTGGGCGATATTGGAGCGGCGGTATACACATCGAACTTACACATTGGTACTGAAGGTACGCAATCTTTAGCCTTACCCTACGCCTTCTTTGATTACCAGCGCTTCTTTGCGCGTATTGATGAGGTTGGTATTAAGACCTTTAAGATGGGTTACGGATATTTTGAGCTTGGTGGAAAAATTAATCTCGATACCTATACCGTGAAATCTTCCATCAACGGCACCTCGATTAATCGCAGTGACCCTATTCCGCTTGGCGTTGGCACCTTTCAAGAAACACCAATCGGTGCTTTCTTTCTGAATGCCTATCATGACTTTGGCAAATCCAAGGGCGCACTTTATGAGCTTTCTTATTTTGGTGAAATAGAAACCTTTGCGCATGTTGTGGTTTATCCCCAGGTAGGCATTGAGAGACAGTCTTCTCAATATGCAAACTACTATTACGGCATTACTCCAGGAGAGTCTGTTGCTACTGGCTACTCAGCCTATACTGCTCCAGCCACCAGCAATTTAATGGCGGGCTTAATGGTAGAAATTCCAGTGGTTGATAGTTGGTATGTCAATCTTTATGGCAAGCGCAAATGGCTCGGCAATGGTATCAACAATAGCCCCGTTCTGAACCGCTCATTTCAAGATAATATCTTTGTTGCCTTAGCGTATCGCTTTAAATAA
- a CDS encoding CDGSH iron-sulfur domain-containing protein has protein sequence MTAMNKPVIAQKAPCPTEVEAGQVYFWCTCGKSKRQPFCDGSHTASGFNPLRVQEAESKTVYLCACKQTSTPPYCDGSHTKL, from the coding sequence ATGACCGCAATGAATAAGCCAGTCATTGCCCAAAAGGCCCCATGCCCAACAGAGGTCGAGGCAGGACAAGTATATTTCTGGTGTACTTGCGGCAAAAGTAAGCGTCAACCTTTTTGTGATGGCTCTCATACTGCCTCAGGATTCAATCCCTTGCGGGTTCAAGAGGCTGAAAGCAAAACGGTATACCTATGTGCTTGCAAACAAACCAGTACGCCACCTTATTGTGATGGCTCACACACCAAGCTCTAG
- a CDS encoding YoaK family protein — protein sequence MPVQFLQALTSPHRSMRSDFHLGVYMAFVAGAVNAGGFLAIARYTSHMSGIIAGIGDDLALSRLLPVLGGLSLLAAFLLGAMTTAMIVSWGRRRAIHSQFALPLLFEAFLLLIFGFVGDHLSFYVPLTVPAIALLLCFVMGLQNAIVTKVSRAEIRTTHMTGVITDIGIELGKLLYWNKSQEANQHHFVEANRDRLKTHASIFLMFLLGGIIGAISFKKFGFISVVPLSLSLMVIAALQVFRDIKNIYKRLIEGKEGC from the coding sequence ATGCCGGTTCAATTTCTGCAAGCCCTTACTAGCCCGCATCGGTCTATGCGCTCAGATTTTCATTTGGGCGTTTATATGGCCTTTGTCGCAGGTGCTGTAAATGCTGGCGGGTTTTTGGCAATTGCGCGCTATACATCCCATATGAGCGGCATTATTGCGGGGATTGGAGATGATCTGGCACTAAGCAGACTATTGCCAGTTTTAGGAGGGCTCTCACTCTTAGCCGCATTCTTATTGGGCGCAATGACAACGGCAATGATTGTGAGCTGGGGGCGAAGAAGGGCCATTCATAGTCAGTTCGCACTGCCGCTTTTGTTCGAGGCATTCTTATTATTAATATTTGGGTTTGTAGGCGACCATCTCAGTTTTTATGTTCCCCTAACCGTCCCTGCCATTGCGCTCTTGCTGTGTTTTGTCATGGGCTTGCAAAATGCCATTGTGACCAAAGTCTCTAGAGCGGAAATTCGCACTACTCATATGACAGGGGTTATTACGGATATCGGTATTGAGCTTGGTAAGTTGCTTTATTGGAACAAGTCTCAGGAGGCCAATCAACATCATTTTGTTGAAGCTAATCGCGACAGACTCAAAACCCACGCCTCTATATTTTTAATGTTTCTACTGGGCGGTATTATTGGAGCAATCAGTTTTAAAAAATTTGGTTTTATTTCTGTTGTACCGCTTTCCTTATCGCTAATGGTTATTGCCGCATTACAAGTTTTTCGAGATATTAAAAATATATATAAAAGACTAATAGAAGGTAAAGAGGGTTGCTGA
- a CDS encoding alpha/beta fold hydrolase: MKFYLHCVLALMSSTISFIASAQSSSTPVYLPTFYESVMKMHPEGKLGQVIKKESISTTIAGARAWRIAYISSDLAGRKTISTGLIVAPVGRAPKDGRPVIAWAHGTTGTAQNCGPSQLPNPAQPLSEYFLIGGNAGTDYGLPAVEKFIQDGYIVVATDYQGQGGGGKHQYMVSGTQARDAINSIRAAGDMKEIGAGKKAMIYGWSQGGGTVLAAASSPDYIAQKGTAFDGIEFVGFVALAPPDVSATISARPNDPAIADQFVGQLLQTFSANVMDFTHASMTFWAIPNGFSNTHLEDIFTPEGAQAMNAIYTGKCIHTAADTITYNYGDTYKTLLKTKADNTLAWAQAIYDSGVAKVKPVAPVIIFWGTKDTAVPPVMGDLYRQQMCKLGANVTRIQLPGEQTHYTTPPVSEPMYVPWVEARFAGKPADNGCAGLQ; the protein is encoded by the coding sequence ATGAAATTTTATTTACATTGTGTATTAGCACTCATGAGCTCGACGATCAGCTTTATTGCTTCTGCTCAATCAAGCTCTACTCCCGTATACCTTCCCACTTTTTATGAGTCGGTTATGAAGATGCATCCTGAGGGTAAATTAGGACAAGTCATTAAAAAAGAATCGATTAGCACTACCATTGCTGGTGCTCGTGCTTGGCGTATTGCTTATATTTCCTCAGATCTTGCTGGTCGCAAAACCATTTCAACTGGATTAATTGTTGCGCCAGTTGGTAGGGCACCAAAGGATGGACGTCCTGTTATTGCGTGGGCACATGGAACCACCGGCACTGCACAAAATTGCGGACCATCACAATTGCCTAATCCTGCCCAGCCTTTGAGTGAATATTTCTTGATCGGCGGTAATGCTGGCACAGACTATGGATTACCGGCGGTGGAAAAGTTTATCCAAGATGGTTATATTGTCGTGGCAACAGACTACCAAGGCCAAGGCGGTGGCGGTAAACATCAATATATGGTTTCAGGAACTCAAGCACGCGATGCGATTAATTCGATTCGTGCCGCAGGAGATATGAAAGAAATTGGCGCTGGTAAAAAAGCCATGATCTATGGCTGGTCGCAGGGCGGCGGTACTGTATTAGCCGCAGCAAGTTCGCCTGACTATATTGCACAAAAAGGAACAGCCTTTGATGGCATAGAGTTTGTAGGTTTTGTAGCCCTAGCTCCGCCCGATGTTTCAGCGACGATTAGCGCGCGACCAAATGATCCTGCAATTGCAGACCAATTCGTTGGACAGCTATTACAAACCTTTTCTGCCAATGTGATGGACTTTACACATGCCTCTATGACTTTTTGGGCAATACCAAACGGCTTTTCTAATACACACTTGGAAGATATTTTTACACCTGAGGGTGCGCAAGCAATGAATGCAATTTATACCGGTAAATGTATTCATACTGCGGCAGATACTATTACCTATAACTACGGCGATACATACAAGACATTGCTAAAAACTAAAGCAGATAACACGCTTGCGTGGGCTCAAGCTATTTACGATAGTGGCGTTGCAAAAGTAAAACCTGTTGCACCAGTGATTATTTTTTGGGGTACTAAAGATACAGCCGTCCCTCCAGTCATGGGTGATTTATATCGACAACAAATGTGTAAGTTAGGCGCTAATGTGACGCGTATTCAGTTGCCGGGTGAGCAAACGCATTACACAACCCCGCCGGTATCAGAACCTATGTATGTTCCTTGGGTAGAGGCACGCTTTGCAGGAAAACCTGCAGACAATGGTTGTGCAGGTTTGCAATAG
- a CDS encoding HU family DNA-binding protein, whose translation MNKAELVEKIANDADISKATADRVLSATIEQIIKAVTKGDDVQLIGFGTFKSGKRAARVGRNPATGAEIKIPAAKTAKFSAGKAFKDAVNKRK comes from the coding sequence ATGAATAAAGCAGAATTAGTAGAAAAAATTGCAAACGATGCAGACATTTCTAAAGCAACAGCAGACCGCGTACTGAGCGCAACCATTGAGCAAATTATTAAAGCCGTTACCAAGGGCGATGATGTTCAGTTAATTGGTTTTGGAACATTTAAATCTGGTAAGAGAGCTGCTCGCGTTGGCCGCAACCCAGCCACTGGCGCAGAAATTAAGATACCTGCAGCTAAGACAGCAAAGTTTTCTGCCGGTAAAGCATTCAAAGATGCCGTGAATAAACGCAAGTAA
- a CDS encoding TlpA disulfide reductase family protein, which produces MLNIRSVLLPYCALVLLAIPVLAHAQWAPLSQLGLNKPLSLELNNLEGNTIHLQQYKGRVVLVNFWATWCEPCKEEFGELIYLQEKYQSQGLVVLAVNLAESRPRIKTFLQTNLVSENALPIALDNSSLTYRAWKVRGIPTTYLVDRQGIVRAYWMGPIDAEDPSFLKLLLQTLK; this is translated from the coding sequence ATGCTGAACATCAGAAGCGTTTTATTGCCTTATTGTGCGCTTGTGCTTCTAGCCATTCCTGTTTTGGCTCATGCTCAGTGGGCCCCGCTTTCACAGTTGGGGCTAAATAAGCCCCTTTCCTTAGAGCTTAATAATCTTGAAGGCAATACTATTCACCTCCAGCAATACAAAGGGAGGGTAGTTCTGGTCAACTTTTGGGCCACCTGGTGTGAACCCTGCAAGGAGGAGTTTGGTGAGCTAATTTATCTCCAGGAAAAATATCAATCGCAAGGCTTGGTTGTCCTCGCAGTAAATCTAGCTGAGTCTAGGCCGCGCATTAAAACCTTTCTCCAGACAAATTTAGTTTCAGAAAACGCCTTACCCATCGCTTTGGATAACAGCAGTTTGACCTATCGTGCCTGGAAAGTTAGAGGCATTCCGACTACATATTTAGTCGACCGGCAGGGGATTGTGAGAGCATATTGGATGGGGCCAATCGATGCTGAAGATCCTAGTTTTCTAAAATTATTACTACAAACCTTGAAATAA
- a CDS encoding transglutaminase-like domain-containing protein encodes MHITRRTFIKNTVGALALPSLYPLGSLAESDNWKRYEITTEVNIDAPNQIVQAWIPLPLTKDTDYFKTIAISTDGDAKQASIFKTPTGDTRMLWGQWDASGNARNLVSTFLIATRERSTLNGQFNKSLMLSKDENAYWTRSTEFLPTDGIVKDRANEILKPLPKNASDVDKAKAIYNWVVENTYRDPATKGCGVGDVKLMLESNNLGGKCADINAVFVALARSSGIPARDVYGIRVDDSARGYKSLGRSADISKAQHCRAEFFAKGYGWVAVDPADVRKVILEEPVNLTLTDSKVIAIRDYLFGNWEMNWMPYNYGHDIALPGSKLGSRGKIPFLMYPQGETKEGRLDSLDPINFKYKITSKLIA; translated from the coding sequence ATGCATATTACCCGCCGCACATTTATCAAAAATACCGTAGGTGCGCTAGCTCTCCCATCCTTGTATCCGCTTGGTAGCTTGGCTGAGAGTGATAACTGGAAGCGTTATGAGATTACTACTGAAGTGAATATTGATGCACCCAATCAGATTGTTCAGGCCTGGATTCCATTGCCCTTGACTAAGGATACGGATTATTTCAAGACTATTGCCATTTCAACCGATGGAGACGCTAAGCAGGCCAGTATTTTCAAAACCCCTACAGGTGATACACGCATGCTGTGGGGTCAGTGGGATGCATCAGGTAATGCACGTAATCTCGTGAGCACTTTTTTGATTGCAACACGAGAACGCAGTACCTTAAATGGACAATTCAACAAATCATTGATGCTAAGCAAAGATGAGAATGCGTATTGGACACGTAGCACTGAATTTTTGCCAACGGATGGCATTGTCAAAGATAGGGCGAACGAGATTCTTAAACCCCTGCCCAAAAATGCAAGCGATGTTGATAAAGCTAAAGCGATTTACAACTGGGTGGTTGAAAATACTTATCGCGATCCTGCGACTAAGGGTTGTGGTGTTGGTGATGTCAAGCTGATGCTTGAAAGTAATAATCTAGGCGGCAAGTGTGCTGACATTAATGCTGTCTTTGTTGCCCTTGCAAGGTCTTCAGGCATTCCTGCACGCGATGTATATGGTATTCGGGTAGATGATTCTGCAAGGGGCTATAAAAGCTTAGGTAGATCTGCTGATATTAGTAAGGCACAACATTGCCGCGCTGAATTCTTTGCTAAAGGTTATGGTTGGGTTGCGGTAGATCCTGCAGACGTACGCAAAGTGATTCTTGAGGAGCCTGTTAATCTCACTTTGACCGATTCTAAGGTGATCGCAATACGTGATTACTTGTTTGGTAATTGGGAGATGAATTGGATGCCTTATAACTATGGGCACGACATTGCATTACCAGGATCTAAATTGGGCAGTAGAGGCAAGATTCCTTTTTTAATGTATCCCCAGGGTGAAACTAAAGAAGGCCGTTTAGATTCATTAGATCCAATCAATTTTAAATACAAAATTACTAGCAAACTCATTGCCTAG
- a CDS encoding tautomerase family protein: MPFVRIDLSKKYPDGFAQQVGDIIYGAMRQHFNVPEDDKFQIITKHDADELVIPKSYLGIEYSEDIIFIQATISEGRSTQMKKSLYQAICDGLVEKLKVRPQDILINLVEVNKENWSFGHGVMHYAPKDQ; this comes from the coding sequence ATGCCATTTGTCAGAATCGATTTAAGCAAAAAATATCCCGATGGATTCGCTCAGCAGGTGGGCGACATTATTTACGGGGCAATGCGACAGCACTTTAATGTTCCTGAGGATGATAAGTTTCAAATCATCACCAAGCATGATGCTGATGAGTTAGTCATTCCCAAAAGCTACTTAGGTATTGAGTATTCGGAGGACATCATCTTTATTCAGGCGACCATTAGCGAGGGCAGAAGCACCCAGATGAAGAAATCTCTTTATCAAGCGATTTGTGATGGTTTAGTAGAAAAGCTTAAAGTCAGACCTCAAGATATTTTGATTAATCTGGTTGAAGTTAATAAAGAAAATTGGTCTTTTGGCCATGGCGTGATGCACTACGCACCAAAGGATCAATAA
- a CDS encoding CPBP family intramembrane glutamic endopeptidase — translation MTVWLWCELALFSLVSPFALMLLRSAIWFIPLLWAAGLLCCWYLYTQKISLKALWGWHAVNKASLLKIVYRFIPLAIMIAAVMVSFMPESLFSLYRRDAGLWLLVMILYPVLSVVPQEIMYRAFMYARYRTLFENPKYWVIASAIAFGMAHLFLHNVLAPAMSLIGGLIFASTYARSRSLALVCIEHALYGNFIFTLGLGQYFYHGTVMHS, via the coding sequence ATGACTGTTTGGTTGTGGTGCGAGTTGGCGCTATTTTCCCTGGTTTCTCCTTTTGCCTTGATGTTGTTGCGCTCGGCAATTTGGTTCATACCTTTACTATGGGCAGCAGGATTGCTTTGCTGCTGGTATCTGTACACCCAAAAAATCAGCCTTAAGGCACTCTGGGGCTGGCATGCAGTTAATAAGGCATCCTTACTCAAAATTGTGTATCGCTTTATACCGCTGGCTATCATGATTGCTGCAGTCATGGTGAGCTTTATGCCGGAGTCACTATTTAGTCTCTATCGGCGGGATGCTGGCTTATGGTTGCTAGTTATGATTCTGTATCCCGTTCTATCTGTGGTTCCACAAGAAATCATGTATCGCGCTTTTATGTATGCACGTTATCGGACCTTGTTTGAGAATCCTAAGTACTGGGTTATTGCTAGCGCCATTGCATTTGGTATGGCCCACCTCTTTTTACATAATGTACTTGCCCCTGCAATGTCCTTGATTGGTGGTCTGATATTTGCTAGCACTTACGCAAGGTCACGCTCTTTGGCATTGGTTTGCATAGAGCATGCCCTCTACGGAAATTTTATTTTTACACTCGGGTTAGGCCAGTATTTTTATCATGGTACGGTAATGCATTCATAA
- a CDS encoding aquaporin, which produces MRSYLSEFIGTALLLAIVAGSGIMGETLGAGNAAVALLGNSIATGAGLYVLITLLGPISGAHFNPVVTLMFWKLGHLTLKKMFSYWACQFAGAIAGIWLTHLMFSLPIIQESTKVRTGLGIWVSEFISTLILLAAIRIGDKEAKDRIPMLVALTVTAGYWFTSSTFFANPAVAVARSLTDTFVGIAPRDVLGFVGSEVLAVALIARWFCRSTRQS; this is translated from the coding sequence ATGAGATCTTATTTATCCGAATTTATTGGTACAGCCTTGCTTTTGGCTATTGTTGCTGGCTCCGGAATTATGGGCGAGACATTGGGTGCAGGTAATGCTGCAGTGGCCTTACTTGGAAATAGTATCGCTACTGGAGCGGGCTTATATGTCTTGATCACATTGCTAGGGCCCATCTCTGGCGCTCACTTTAATCCAGTGGTCACTTTGATGTTTTGGAAGTTGGGCCACCTGACATTGAAAAAGATGTTCAGTTATTGGGCTTGCCAGTTTGCTGGCGCCATCGCTGGTATTTGGCTGACACATCTAATGTTTAGTTTGCCGATCATCCAAGAATCCACCAAAGTCAGAACAGGATTAGGTATTTGGGTAAGTGAATTTATATCAACTCTCATATTACTCGCAGCCATTCGCATTGGTGATAAAGAAGCAAAAGATCGCATTCCTATGTTGGTTGCATTAACTGTTACTGCGGGCTATTGGTTTACTTCATCTACTTTCTTTGCTAATCCTGCTGTTGCTGTGGCAAGAAGTCTCACCGATACATTTGTTGGCATTGCTCCGAGAGACGTCTTAGGATTTGTTGGTTCCGAAGTATTAGCTGTAGCACTCATCGCCAGATGGTTCTGCCGTTCAACGCGACAGTCTTAA
- a CDS encoding tetratricopeptide repeat protein, giving the protein MKYLFITFLLMLSFIGNIYASDTAPAMSDPAWLAESRASIKAEKYDQAIKQLQTANDTSSADWNNLMGYSLRKKQPPDLVGSEKYYQAALKIDPSHRGALEYYGKLKLINNDLPGAEALLARLNKACPLGCEEYSDLKGAIQKYKSKK; this is encoded by the coding sequence ATGAAATACTTATTCATCACATTTTTACTAATGCTATCTTTTATCGGAAACATTTACGCATCAGATACGGCGCCCGCTATGTCTGATCCAGCCTGGTTAGCTGAGTCAAGGGCGAGCATTAAGGCAGAAAAATATGATCAAGCTATCAAACAGTTACAAACTGCAAATGACACTAGTTCAGCAGATTGGAATAACTTGATGGGCTACAGTCTTCGCAAGAAACAACCCCCTGATTTAGTGGGGTCGGAAAAGTACTATCAAGCCGCATTAAAAATTGACCCTAGTCATCGCGGCGCTCTTGAATATTATGGAAAACTAAAATTAATTAACAACGATCTCCCGGGAGCTGAGGCGCTGTTGGCAAGATTGAATAAAGCCTGTCCTCTTGGCTGCGAAGAATATTCAGATTTAAAAGGGGCTATACAAAAATATAAGTCTAAAAAGTAG
- a CDS encoding histidine phosphatase family protein — protein sequence MHDEKYMSCVNKKISIFIISLICLLIASQAKAALVDDLKDGQHVLLMRHADAPGYGDPAGYDIGQCSTQRNLGDYGKKQAKAIGSWLRGQGINKAQIFSSPWCRCSDTAQLLELGSVKIETPLGSFFDDMSLEKKQTKELEQLIKSELDKQSKLPIILITHHVNIRAFMGKNVSQGDMVLVKVNKSGEYISHVIYPSPQP from the coding sequence ATGCATGATGAAAAGTATATGAGTTGCGTCAATAAAAAAATTTCTATCTTCATTATTAGCCTTATTTGTCTATTGATCGCATCACAGGCAAAGGCAGCTTTGGTAGATGATCTGAAGGATGGTCAGCATGTTTTATTAATGAGACATGCTGATGCTCCGGGCTATGGAGATCCAGCGGGCTATGACATCGGTCAGTGCTCAACGCAGCGTAACTTGGGAGATTATGGAAAAAAACAAGCCAAGGCCATTGGCTCTTGGCTAAGAGGGCAAGGTATCAACAAGGCCCAAATTTTTAGTAGTCCTTGGTGCAGATGTTCTGATACCGCACAACTGCTAGAGTTGGGTTCTGTAAAAATAGAAACACCCCTAGGCTCTTTCTTTGATGATATGAGTTTAGAGAAAAAACAAACAAAAGAGCTAGAGCAACTGATTAAAAGCGAGCTAGATAAACAATCTAAATTGCCCATTATTCTGATTACTCATCACGTCAATATTCGAGCTTTTATGGGAAAAAATGTCAGCCAAGGCGATATGGTTTTGGTTAAGGTGAATAAAAGTGGGGAATATATTTCTCATGTAATTTATCCAAGCCCTCAGCCATAG
- a CDS encoding COG4315 family predicted lipoprotein, whose translation MNHIKSVLVGLIAALTLAACASLAGGSMAPYTKVNDGMLVGSNNMTLYTFAKDTAGSGKSMCNGQCAANWPPLLVDGSPAVSGDYSVITRDDGKKQLAYKGMPLYFWAKDTKPGDKTGDGFLNGAWHIVKM comes from the coding sequence ATGAACCATATTAAAAGCGTATTAGTTGGCTTGATCGCAGCCCTTACTTTAGCGGCATGTGCATCACTCGCAGGTGGATCGATGGCGCCGTATACCAAGGTCAATGATGGGATGTTAGTGGGTAGCAACAATATGACCTTGTATACATTTGCCAAAGACACTGCTGGTTCAGGCAAGTCTATGTGTAACGGCCAATGCGCTGCTAACTGGCCACCGCTATTGGTTGATGGCAGTCCAGCAGTATCGGGCGATTATTCGGTTATTACCCGTGATGATGGTAAGAAGCAATTGGCGTATAAAGGCATGCCTTTGTATTTCTGGGCCAAAGATACCAAGCCGGGCGACAAAACAGGAGATGGCTTCTTGAATGGTGCTTGGCATATTGTCAAGATGTAA
- a CDS encoding cupin domain-containing protein: MNINADYSQKVVINHHDLPWVPTPESGVERRMLDRIGDEVAKASSIVRYHSGSKFQTHTHDFGEEILVLDGVFSDEAGDYPVGTYIMNPPGSSHAPYSESGCTLFVKLRHLGPDQIKREIVDTKTAPWYQGMVSGLHVMPLMQQGSGSTLVRWAPQTYFNPHRHYGGEEIFVVEGVFEDEHGRYPAGSWIRSPHMSLHQPFSKEGCTIFVKTGHLLT, translated from the coding sequence ATGAATATCAATGCCGATTACAGCCAAAAGGTTGTGATTAACCACCATGACTTACCTTGGGTTCCTACCCCAGAGTCAGGCGTTGAAAGACGCATGCTCGATCGAATTGGCGATGAGGTAGCAAAAGCAAGCTCAATCGTTCGCTATCATTCTGGGTCGAAATTTCAAACTCACACACATGATTTTGGTGAGGAGATATTGGTTTTGGATGGGGTTTTCAGTGATGAGGCAGGTGATTATCCGGTAGGTACTTACATCATGAATCCCCCAGGCTCATCACATGCACCATATAGCGAGTCTGGCTGCACTCTATTCGTGAAGCTCAGGCATCTCGGGCCAGATCAAATCAAGCGAGAGATCGTCGATACTAAAACGGCCCCTTGGTACCAGGGCATGGTGTCTGGTCTTCATGTCATGCCACTAATGCAACAGGGTAGCGGCTCAACTTTAGTCAGATGGGCACCACAAACCTATTTCAACCCACATCGGCACTATGGCGGTGAAGAAATCTTTGTGGTGGAGGGCGTGTTTGAGGATGAACATGGACGTTATCCTGCCGGGTCTTGGATTAGAAGTCCTCACATGAGTTTGCATCAGCCATTTAGTAAAGAGGGCTGCACTATCTTTGTTAAGACTGGGCATTTGCTGACTTAA
- the sorB gene encoding SorB family sulfite dehydrogenase c-type cytochrome subunit codes for MKKMILLSSLFVITSIAQAKTIELPSDTVLWRPSDLPGYELTLQKCSTCHSAHYAEYQPPNTGVGYWNAQVLRMKNVFKAPITDEEVPVIVDYLNKTYGANRK; via the coding sequence ATGAAAAAAATGATTCTTCTTTCCTCCCTCTTCGTAATCACATCAATAGCTCAGGCTAAAACGATTGAACTACCCTCCGATACAGTTTTGTGGAGGCCGTCCGATTTGCCTGGCTATGAGCTGACTTTGCAGAAATGTTCAACATGTCACTCGGCTCACTATGCTGAGTATCAACCACCAAATACGGGTGTAGGTTATTGGAATGCTCAAGTATTGAGAATGAAAAACGTCTTCAAAGCGCCCATTACTGATGAAGAAGTGCCAGTGATTGTCGATTATTTAAATAAGACCTATGGAGCCAATAGAAAGTAA